From one Lotus japonicus ecotype B-129 chromosome 3, LjGifu_v1.2 genomic stretch:
- the LOC130743858 gene encoding uncharacterized mitochondrial protein AtMg00810-like has translation MTLSLGYPKQQGNMACRLHKSLYGLRQASRQWFCKFSTALKHYVFHQSTSDYSLFSNGSANTLVILLVYVDDIILAGPNTALLHEVQSHLANTFRLKVLGDMKYFLGLEIARSSQGIMLTQRKYTLQLLEDTGYLACKPQPLPMDPGLKLNSSDGDLLSDVTLYRRLIGRLMYLTISHPDITYDVHKLSQFMSQPRSSHLHVVYHLIQYLKGSPGQGLMFSSSSSLRLSAFSDADWGGCLETRRSTTDYMVFLGDSLISWKSKKQATVSRSSAEAEYRALASLASELLWLRQLLKVFDIQVPSVMVFSDNISAIALATNPTSHERSKHVDIDVHFIREHVTSGFLLLNHVPSAKQLADCLTKPVAGPRLRDHMAKLGVLNIYLPT, from the coding sequence ATGACACTTTCCTTGGGCTATCCTAAACAACAAGGCAACATGGCTTGTAGATTACATAAATCTCTTTATGGGCTTAGACAAGCCTCAAGACAATGGTTCTGCAAATTTTCTACTGCCTTGAAGCACTATGTCTTTCATCAATCTACAAGTGATTATTCACTTTTTAGCAATGGATCAGCGAATACATTGGTCATTCTACtagtgtatgtggatgacataaTTTTGGCTGGCCCTAATACTGCGCTGCTTCATGAGGTCCAGAGTCATTTAGCCAACACTTTTAGGCTCAAAGTTCTTGGTGACATGAAATATTTCTTGGGGCTGGAAATTGCTAGGTCCTCCCAAGGAATTATGCTAACTCAAAGAAAGTATACTTTACAGTTACTAGAGGACACTGGATATTTAGCTTGCAAGCCTCAACCACTACCAATGGATCCTGGACTGAAACTGAATTCCTCAGATGGTGATTTGTTATCTGATGTCACTCTTTATAGGCGGTTAATTGGAAGGTTAATGTACCTCACAATTTCTCACCCTGACATCACATATGATGTGCATAAATTGAGTCAGTTTATGTCTCAACCACGGTCTTCCCATCTTCATGTTGTTTACCATCTCATTCAATACTTGAAAGGAAGCCCAGGCCAAGGTCTTATGTTTAGTTCTTCTTCTAGCCTTCGCCTATCAGCCTTTTCTGATGCTGACTGGGGCGGGTGCTTAGAGACAAGGAGGTCAACAACTGACTATATGGTTTTCCTGGGTGATTCGTTaatttcatggaaatcaaagaaaCAAGCTACTGTGTCGCGTTCTTCAGCTGAGGCTGAATACCGAGCCCTTGCGTCTCTTGCATCTGAATTACTATGGCTTCGTCAGTTGCTTAAAGTTTTTGACATTCAGGTTCCCTCAGTAATGGTGTTCTCTGATAACATATCTGCAATAGCTTTGGCAACAAATCCTACTTCACATGAGCGGTCCAAACACGTAGATATTGATGTCCATTTCATAAGAGAACATGTCACATCTGGTTTTCTTCTCCTTAATCATGTGCCATCCGCCAAGCAGCTAGCAGATTGTTTAACAAAACCAGTTGCTGGTCCACGATTAAGAGATCATATGGCCAAGTTGGGTGTTTTGAACATCTATCTCCCAACTTGA